DNA sequence from the Synergistota bacterium genome:
ATATCTGCCTCCATACATAGCAGCATTAGTAGTAGGAGGAGCTTTTGCTGCTGGAACTTCAACGCTCAATAGCCAGCTTCTTACAACGTCCTCATTAGTGCTAAGAGATCTCATTCAGAATCCCAGCCGTAAAAAGCTCTCTCCCACAAAAGAAACTTTCTATGGAAGAGCTATAGTCTTAGTTCTTGGATTAACAGTGCTTTTCATTGCTTTACTTAGACCAGGCTTGATCGTACCTATATCAACCGCAGGAACAGCCATATGCATATCTGGATACATGTATCCTTTATTAGGGGTTCTATTCTGGCCCCGTGCTGGCAAAATTTCAGCTTACGCAAGCATGATAACTTCCGGAACAACATCTATACTAACATGGTTAGCCTGGCCTTTCCCTCTTGGAATATATAACGTACTTTGGGGATTAATGGTTGGAGGAATTGCTTTCGTGGTAACCACGCTTTTATCTCCTCCTCCACCCAAGCAGAGGATAAACAGATTTCATGAACTTATAAAATATGTTTAACTCGATAACCTAATCATGATTTACAAAATAATTCTTCGCGGAGTACCGATCAATTCTAATCGAGGAGCATTAGGATGGTGTACAGTATCACTGTTAAAATGCAAAAAGAGTTGTATTTTAATTGACACAGGTTCCTACAGCGATAGAAAGCTGCTTCTTTCAAGCTTAGAGAAAGCAGGCATTTTACCAGAAGATATAGAAATCATTTTCCTTACACACCTTCATTTTGATCATTGTATAAATATAGAAATTTTTGAGAAAGCCAAAATTATGTTACTTGAAAAAGAGCTTATTTATGCATTATCTGGGGAATTTAAAAAGCACGATGATCCATTTATCCCACTGACATTCATAGAGTACCAGTATAAAAAGAACAGATTCCAACTTGTAAAAGAAAACGAAGAAATAGAAGAAGGAGTGAAAGTTATAGCGCTGCCGGGACACACGCCTGGCAGCGCTGGCATTATAGCAAAAGATAAAGATGATAAAAACATCATTTTCACAGGCGACGCTCTTAAAAATGCGTGGGACTTAGTTCATAAGACTCCTCCGCCTTCTTTCTATGATCCAAAAAGTTCTATTAGGAACTATGAAATCATTACCAAACTAGCAGATATAATAGTTCCTGGACATGATAGACCCTTCATAATAGAGAACAGAAGAATAAAATATATAAGTAATCCTCTCAGAATAGAAATGACAACATATAGTACCCCTTACTCCCTCCCCCAAAAACATCTACTGATATAGTTTTCAATTTGCCCCGCGCCTCTTGACAATCCTAATATACTCAGTATACTAACTCTGAGCGGGGTATTACTATAATCGCGCCGGGAGGTGAAAACGTGTTTGATATAGGAATAGTCGGGGGAGGAGTTATAGGATCCGCAATAGCATATGAACTGTCAAGATATAATCTGAAAATTGCTGTTTTTGAGAAAGAACCAGATGTGTGCTTTGGAACAAGCGGAAGGAATAGCGGAGTTCTTCACGCGGGATTTTACTATCAGCCTGGTTCACTAAAGGCAAGGCTCTGCGTGGAGGGAAACAAAATCATGAGGGAATGGATCAGGCTCCTTAAGGTGCCCTTTAAAGCAACGGGAAAAGTGCTCGTTGCCTTCGATGAGGAAGAGGTTGAGGAGCTTCATAAGCTTAAGGAGCGTGGTGAAGCTAACGGAGTTGAGGGATTAGAGATAATAAGAGAGAATGAAAATGTCGAAAAAATATGCCCTGGTGTCAAAGGAGCAATAGCCTGTATGTACTCTCCAGCAACCGCGATATTCTCCCCCTATCTTCTCACCATAGCGCTTGCGGAAACCGCACACTACAACGGCGTAAAATACTTCCTTAACTGTGAAATAAGGAAGGTTGAAAAGGAAAACGGCATTTTCAAGCTCAAAGACGAAAACGGAAACAAATACGAGTGTAAATGGCTCATAAATGCAACGGGCGTTCACTCTGCTGACTTTTCCAAAATGGTTGGAATAAACGACTATAGGATATACCCATGCAGGGGAGAATACCTACTCCTTGATAAAATCTTAGCTCCTCTTCTTAAGATGCCGATCTATCCCGTTCCTGCAAAGAAGGTAGGCGGGCACCTGGGAGTTCACCTTACACCTACCCCAGAGGGACCTATCCTCGTAGGACCTTCCGCAGAATATATCGAGGATCCAGAAGATTATGAAAGCACTCCTGAAGTCATGAATAAGCTGTATGAAGAGGGATATAAGCTTTGGCCCTACTTCAAAAGAAGCGATGTTATAAGAACATTTTCAGGGATAAGGGCAAAGCCGGTTCCCCCCGGAGATACGCGCTTCTTTGATTTCGTGATAAAGGAGGAAGAATCCATTCCCAGATTTATAAACCTGATAGGAATAGAATCTCCCGGGTTAACCGCAGCGCCTGCAATAGCCAAAATGGTGCGGGGAATAATAGAGAAGAAAGAAAAACTCACTCCCAAGGAGAATTTCGAACCCAGATATCTAAGAGGAGAGCGATTTGAGGAATTGAGCGAGGAAGAAAGGGAGAAAAAGGCAGGCGAGGATCCAGACTGGGGAGAGATCATCTGCAGGTGTGAAAAAATCACCCGAAGGGAGATAATAGAAGCCATAGAAAACCCCTTAGGAGCCAAAACGCTGGCAAGTATAAAGTTTAGGACAAGAGCCATGATGGGAAGATGTCAGGGAGGCTACTGTCTGCCTAAAATAATAGAAATTCTCGAAAAAGAATATGGCTATAAACCGGAGGATTTTCAGCTTCACAAAGAGGGCTCCTGGCTCTTTTCGGGGAGGATGAGAGAAAATGACTGAGAGAGATGTTGTGATAATAGGAGCGGGGCCGGCGGGCTTAGCTTGCGCAACAAAGCTTAAGGAAATAGGCATCAATGATGTCCTTCTGATAGAGAGGGAAAGAAAACTCGGTGGTATTTTGAACCAGTGTATTCATGACGGCTTTGGACTTCATAACTTTAAGGAAACTCTCACGGGACCAGAATACATAGAGCGCTATCTTGAAAAGCTTTACAAACTGGATGTTGAGATACTTTCTGACACGATGGTAGTAAATCTTTTCCCTGACAAGAGCATGATCTTAAGCGGTCCTTGGGGAAGAGAAAAAATAAGGGCAAAAGCAGTGGTCTTGGCCATGGGATGCAGGGAAAGAACGGCCGGAGCCATCTGGCTTGCAGGAACACGTCCTGCTGGAATCTATACAGCTGGAGTTGCCCAAAGGCTTATGAACATAGATAACTACATGGTTGGAAATGAGGTAGTCATTCTTGGCTCTGGAGATGTAGGACTTATAATGGCAAGAAGACTCGTTCTTGAAGGAGCACGAGTCCTTATGGTACTTGAAAAGCTCCCTTACTCGAGTGGACTTCCAAGGAATATCGTACAGTGCCTTGAAGATTACGACATCCCTCTCTACCTGAAAACCACCGTTAAAAAAGTTTACGGAAAGAGAAGGATTGAAGGTGTAGAATACGTAAGGTTAGATGATGAGGGAAAACCAATACCCGGAAGTGAAAAATTTGTGAAGTGCGACACCCTTCTCCTCTCAGTAGGCTTGATACCTGAAAACGAGCTG
Encoded proteins:
- a CDS encoding FAD-dependent oxidoreductase; the protein is MTERDVVIIGAGPAGLACATKLKEIGINDVLLIERERKLGGILNQCIHDGFGLHNFKETLTGPEYIERYLEKLYKLDVEILSDTMVVNLFPDKSMILSGPWGREKIRAKAVVLAMGCRERTAGAIWLAGTRPAGIYTAGVAQRLMNIDNYMVGNEVVILGSGDVGLIMARRLVLEGARVLMVLEKLPYSSGLPRNIVQCLEDYDIPLYLKTTVKKVYGKRRIEGVEYVRLDDEGKPIPGSEKFVKCDTLLLSVGLIPENELSREAGVALHPVTGGPIVNDTYQTNIEGIFAAGNVLHVHDLADMASMEGELVAEFAKKYLEGNLPKVDSWIDVKAGAGVRYVLPHKVSRKIDVNFLFRVSEPSRNRYIIVRDGNRIIKRRRVINLHPAVMENIRVKADEMKDASSLEVMVE
- a CDS encoding NAD(P)/FAD-dependent oxidoreductase, which translates into the protein MAPGGENVFDIGIVGGGVIGSAIAYELSRYNLKIAVFEKEPDVCFGTSGRNSGVLHAGFYYQPGSLKARLCVEGNKIMREWIRLLKVPFKATGKVLVAFDEEEVEELHKLKERGEANGVEGLEIIRENENVEKICPGVKGAIACMYSPATAIFSPYLLTIALAETAHYNGVKYFLNCEIRKVEKENGIFKLKDENGNKYECKWLINATGVHSADFSKMVGINDYRIYPCRGEYLLLDKILAPLLKMPIYPVPAKKVGGHLGVHLTPTPEGPILVGPSAEYIEDPEDYESTPEVMNKLYEEGYKLWPYFKRSDVIRTFSGIRAKPVPPGDTRFFDFVIKEEESIPRFINLIGIESPGLTAAPAIAKMVRGIIEKKEKLTPKENFEPRYLRGERFEELSEEEREKKAGEDPDWGEIICRCEKITRREIIEAIENPLGAKTLASIKFRTRAMMGRCQGGYCLPKIIEILEKEYGYKPEDFQLHKEGSWLFSGRMREND
- a CDS encoding MBL fold metallo-hydrolase, translating into MIYKIILRGVPINSNRGALGWCTVSLLKCKKSCILIDTGSYSDRKLLLSSLEKAGILPEDIEIIFLTHLHFDHCINIEIFEKAKIMLLEKELIYALSGEFKKHDDPFIPLTFIEYQYKKNRFQLVKENEEIEEGVKVIALPGHTPGSAGIIAKDKDDKNIIFTGDALKNAWDLVHKTPPPSFYDPKSSIRNYEIITKLADIIVPGHDRPFIIENRRIKYISNPLRIEMTTYSTPYSLPQKHLLI